One genomic region from Manis pentadactyla isolate mManPen7 chromosome 12, mManPen7.hap1, whole genome shotgun sequence encodes:
- the ADGRL1 gene encoding adhesion G protein-coupled receptor L1 isoform X1 — MARLAAVLWSLCITAVLVTSATQGLSRAGLPFGLMRRELACEGYPIELRCPGSDVIMVENANYGRTDDKICDADPFQMENVQCYLPDAFKIMSQRCNNRTQCVVVAGSDAFPDPCPGTYKYLEVQYDCVPYIEVEQKVFVCPGTLQKVLEPTSTHESEHQSGAWCKDPLQAGDRIYVMPWIPYRTDTLTEYASWEDYVAARHTTTYRLPNRVDGTGFVVYDGAVFYNKERTRNIVKYDLRTRIKSGETVINTANYHDTSPYRWGGKTDIDLAVDENGLWVIYATEGNNGRLVVSQLNPYTLRFEGTWETGYDKRSASNAFMVCGVLYVLRSVYVDDDSEAAGNRVDYAFNTNANREEPVSLAFPNPYQFVSSVDYNPRDNQLYVWNNYFVVRYSLEFGPPDPSAGPATSPPLSTTTTARPTPLTSTASPAATTPLRRVPLTTHPVGAINQLGPDLPPVTAPAPSTRRPLAPNLHVSPELFCEPREVRRVQWPATQQGMLVERPCPKGTRGIASFQCLPALGLWNPRGPDLSNCTSPWVNQVAQKIKSGENAANIASELARHTRGSIYAGDVSSSVKLMEQLLDILDAQLQALRPIERESAGKNYNKMHKRERTCKDYIKAVVETVDNLLRPEALESWKDMNATEQVHTATMLLDVLEEGAFLLADNVREPARFLAAKQNVVLEVTVLNTEGQVQELVFPQEYPSENSIQLSANTIKQNSRNGVVKVVFILYNNLGLFLSTENATVKLAGEAGTGGPGGASLVVNSQVIAASINKESSRVFLMDPVIFTVAHLEAKNHFNANCSFWNYSERSMLGYWSTQGCRLVESNKTHTTCACSHLTNFAVLMAHREIYQGRINELLLSVITWVGIVISLVCLAICISTFCFLRGLQTDRNTIHKNLCINLFLAELLFLVGIDKTQYEIACPIFAGLLHYFFLAAFSWLCLEGVHLYLLLVEVFESEYSRTKYYYLGGYCFPALVVGIAAAVDYRSYGTEKACWLRVDNYFIWSFIGPVSFVIVVNLVFLMVTLHKMIRSSSVLKPDSSRLDNIKSWALGAIALLFLLGLTWAFGLLFINKESVVMAYLFTTFNAFQGVFIFVFHCALQKKVHKEYSKCLRHSYCCIRSPPGGAHGSLKTSAMRSNTRYYTGTQSRIRRMWNDTVRKQTESSFMAGDINSTPTLNRGTMGNHLLANPVLQPRGGTSPYNTLIAESVGFNPSSPPVFNSPGSYREPKHPLGGREACGMDTLPLNGNFNNSYSLRSGDFPPGDGAPEPPRGRNLADAAAFEKMIISELVHNNLRGGGSGVKGPPPPEPPVPPVPGGGGEEEAGGPGGADRAEIELLYKALEEPLLLPRAQSVLYQSDLDESESCTVEDGATSRPLSSPPGRDSLYASGANLRDSPSYPDSSPEGPSEALPPPPPAPPCPPEIYYTSRPPALVARNPLQGYYQVQRPSHEGYLAAPGLEGPGPDGDGQMQLVTSL, encoded by the exons TAGAAGTGGAGCAGAAAG TCTTCGTGTGCCCAGGGACCCTGCAGAAGGTGCTGGAGCCCACCTCGACGCACGAGTCGGAGCACCAGTCTGGCGCATGGTGCAAGGACCCGCTGCAGGCAGGCGACCGCATCTACGTCATGCCTTGGATCCCCTACCGCACGGACACGCTGACCGAGTACGCCTCGTGGGAGGACTACGTGGCCGCGCGCCACACCACCACCTATCGCCTGCCCAACCGCGTGGACGGCACAGGCTTCGTGGTGTATGACGGCGCCGTCTTCTACAACAAGGAGCGCACGCGCAACATTGTCAAGTACGATCTGCGCACGCGCATCAAGAGCGGGGAGACCGTCATCAACACAGCGAACTACCATGACACCTCGCCCTACCGCTGGGGGGGCAAGACCGACATTGACCTGGCCGTGGATGAGAACGGGCTGTGGGTCATCTACGCCACCGAGGGCAACAACGGGCGGCTGGTAGTGAGCCAGCTCAACCCCTACACACTGCGCTTCGAGGGCACGTGGGAGACGGGCTATGACAAGCGCTCAGCCTCTAATGCCTTTATGGTGTGCGGCGTCCTCTACGTGCTGCGCTCCGTGTATGTGGACGATGACAGCGAGGCGGCCGGGAACCGCGTGGACTACGCCTTCAACACCAACGCCAACCGCGAGGAGCCCGTCAGCCTGGCCTTCCCCAACCCCTACCAGTTCGTCTCCTCCGTCGACTACAACCCTCGCGACAACCAACTCTACGTCTGGAACAACTATTTCGTGGTGCGCTACAGCCTGGAGTTCGGGCCACCTGACCCCAGTGCCG GCCCAGCCACTTCCCCGCCCCTGAGTACGACCACCACAGCCCGCCCCACACCCCTCACCAGCACGGCCTCGCCCGCGGCCACCACCCCGCTCCGTCGGGTACCCCTTACCACGCACCCTGTGGGTGCCATCAACCAACTGGGACCTGACCTGCCTCCGGTCACGGCCCCAGCCCCTAGCACCCGGCGGCCCCTGGCCCCCAATCTGCACGTGTCCCCAGAGCTCTTCTGTGAACCTCGAGAGGTGCGGCGGGTCCAGTGGCCAGCCACCCAGCAGGGCATGCTGGTGGAGAGGCCCTGCCCCAAAGGGACTCGAG GAATTGCCTCCTTCCAGTGTCTACCGGCCCTGGGGCTCTGGAACCCCCGGGGCCCTGACCTCAGCAACTGCACCTCCCCCTGGGTCAACCAGGTGGCCCAGAAG ATCAAGAGTGGGGAGAATGCGGCCAACATTGCCAGTGAGCTGGCCCGCCATACCCGAGGCTCCATCTATGCGGGCGATGTGTCCTCCTCCGTGAAGCTGATGGAGCAACTGCTGGACATTCTAGATGCCCAGCTGCAGGCTCTGCGGCCCATTGAGCGCGAGTCAGCTGGCAAAAACTACAACAAG ATGCACAAGCGGGAGCGGACCTGCAAGGACTACATCAAG GCTGTGGTGGAGACAGTGGACAACCTCCTGCGGCCTGAGGCTCTGGAGTCCTGGAAGGACATGAACGCCACAGAGCAAGTGCACACGGCCACCATGCTCCTGGACGTCCTGGAGGAGGGCGCCTTCCTGCTGGCCGACAATGTCAGGGAGCCCGCCCGCTTCCTGGCTGCCAAGCAAAATGTGG TCCTGGAGGTCACAGTACTGAACACAGAGGGCCAAGTGCAGGAGCTGGTGTTCCCTCAGGAGTACCCCAGCGAGAACTCCATCCAGCTGTCCGCCAACACCATCAAGCAGAACAGCCGCAACG GGGTGGTCAAAGTTGTCTTCATCCTCTACAACAACCTGGGCCTCTTCCTGTCCACCGAGAACGCCACAGTGAAGTTGGCAGGCGAAGCGGGCACAGGGGGCCCGGGCGGCGCCTCCCTGGTGGTGAACTCACAAGTAATCGCAGCATCCATCAACAAGGAGTCCAGCCGTGTCTTCCTCATGGACCCTGTCATCTTCACTGTGGCCCACCTGGAG GCCAAGAACCACTTCAATGCCAACTGCTCCTTCTGGAACTACTCAGAACGTTCCATGCTGGGCTACTGGTCAACCCAGGGCTGTCGCCTGGTGGAGTCCAACAAGACCCATACCACGTGTGCCTGCAGCCACCTCACCAACTTTGCTGTGCTCATGGCCCACCGCGAGATC TACCAGGGCCGCATCAACGAGCTGCTGCTGTCGGTCATCACCTGGGTGGGCATCGTGATTTCCCTGGTCTGCCTGGCCATCTGTATCTCCACCTTCTGCTTCCTGCGGGGTCTGCAGACTGACCGTAACACCATCCACAAGAACCTGTGCATCAACCTCTTCCTGGCCGAGCTGCTCTTTCTGGTCGGCATAGACAAGACGCAGTACGAG ATCGCCTGCCCCATCTTTGCCGGATTGCTGCACTACTTCTTCCTGGCCGCCTTCTCCTGGCTGTGCCTGGAGGGCGTGCACCTCTATCTGCTGCTGGTGGAGGTGTTTGAGAGCGAGTACTCCCGCACCAAGTACTACTACCTGGGTGGCTACTGCTTCCCAGCCCTGGTGGTGGGCATTGCGGCCGCCGTCGACTACCGCAGCTATGGCACCGAGAAGGC CTGCTGGCTCCGAGTAGACAATTATTTCATCTGGAGTTTCATCGGGCCTGTCTCCTTTGTTATCGTG GTGAACCTGGTGTTCCTCATGGTGACGCTGCACAAGATGATCCGGAGTTCATCCGTGCTCAAGCCCGACTCCAGTCGCCTTGACAACATAAA ATCCTGGGCCCTGGGGGCCATTGCGCTGCTCTTCCTGCTGGGCCTCACCTGGGCTTTTGGCCTCCTCTTCATCAACAAGGAGTCGGTGGTCATGGCCTATCTCTTCACCACCTTCAACGCCTTCCAGGGGGTCTTCATCTTCGTCTTTCACTGCGCCTTACAGAAGAAG GTGCACAAGGAGTACAGCAAGTGCCTGCGTCACTCCTACTGCTGCATCCGCTCCCCACCTGGGGGTGCCCACGGCTCACTCAAGACCTCAGCCATGCGGAGCAACACCCGCTACTACACGGGGACCCAG AGCCGAATCCGGAGGATGTGGAACGATACTGTGAGGAAACAGACGGAGTCCTCCTTCATGGCAGGTGACATTAACAGCACCCCTACCCTGAACCGAG GTACCATGGGGAACCACCTGCTGGCCAACCCTGTGCTGCAGCCCCGTGGGGGCACTAGCCCCTACAACACCCTCATCGCCGAGTCGGTCGGCTTCAATCCCTCCTCGCCCCCCGTCTTCAACTCCCCAG GGAGCTACCGGGAACCCA AGCACCCCTTGGGGGGCCGGGAAGCCTGCGGCATGGACACGCTGCCTCTCAATGGCAACTTCAACAACAGTTACTCCTTGCGAAGTGGGGATTTCCCTCCAGGGGATGGGGCCCCTGAGCCGCCCCGAGGCCGGAACCTGGCCGACGCTGCAGCCTTCGAGAAAATGATCATCTCAGAGCTGGTGCACAACAACCTGCGAGGTGGTGGCAGCGGGGTCAAGGGCCCTCCACCGCCCGAGCCCCCTGTGCCACCCGTGCCAGGGGGTGGCGGCGAGGAAGAAGCAGGTGGGCCTGGGGGTGCTGACCGGGCAGAGATTGAACTTCTCTACAAGGCCCTGGAGGAGCCCCTGCTGCTGCCCCGGGCCCAGTCGGTGCTGTACCAGAGCGACCTGGACGAGTCGGAGAGCTGCACGGTGGAGGATGGGGCCACCAGCcggcccctctcctcccctccgggCCGGGACTCCCTCTATGCCAGTGGGGCCAACCTGCGGGACTCGCCCTCCTACCCGGACAGCAGCCCCGAAGGGCCCAGTGAGGCCCTGCCTCCGCCCCCGCCTGCGCCCCCCTGCCCCCCGGAAATCTACTACACCTCGCGCCCACCAGCCCTGGTGGCCCGGAACCCCCTGCAGGGCTATTATCAGGTGCAGCGGCCCAGCCATGAGGGCTACCTGGCGGCTCCCGGCCTTGAGGGGCCAGGGCCCGATGGGGATGGGCAGATGCAGCTGGTCACCAGTCTCTGA
- the ADGRL1 gene encoding adhesion G protein-coupled receptor L1 isoform X2: protein MARLAAVLWSLCITAVLVTSATQGLSRAGLPFGLMRRELACEGYPIELRCPGSDVIMVENANYGRTDDKICDADPFQMENVQCYLPDAFKIMSQRCNNRTQCVVVAGSDAFPDPCPGTYKYLEVQYDCVPYKVEQKVFVCPGTLQKVLEPTSTHESEHQSGAWCKDPLQAGDRIYVMPWIPYRTDTLTEYASWEDYVAARHTTTYRLPNRVDGTGFVVYDGAVFYNKERTRNIVKYDLRTRIKSGETVINTANYHDTSPYRWGGKTDIDLAVDENGLWVIYATEGNNGRLVVSQLNPYTLRFEGTWETGYDKRSASNAFMVCGVLYVLRSVYVDDDSEAAGNRVDYAFNTNANREEPVSLAFPNPYQFVSSVDYNPRDNQLYVWNNYFVVRYSLEFGPPDPSAGPATSPPLSTTTTARPTPLTSTASPAATTPLRRVPLTTHPVGAINQLGPDLPPVTAPAPSTRRPLAPNLHVSPELFCEPREVRRVQWPATQQGMLVERPCPKGTRGIASFQCLPALGLWNPRGPDLSNCTSPWVNQVAQKIKSGENAANIASELARHTRGSIYAGDVSSSVKLMEQLLDILDAQLQALRPIERESAGKNYNKMHKRERTCKDYIKAVVETVDNLLRPEALESWKDMNATEQVHTATMLLDVLEEGAFLLADNVREPARFLAAKQNVVLEVTVLNTEGQVQELVFPQEYPSENSIQLSANTIKQNSRNGVVKVVFILYNNLGLFLSTENATVKLAGEAGTGGPGGASLVVNSQVIAASINKESSRVFLMDPVIFTVAHLEAKNHFNANCSFWNYSERSMLGYWSTQGCRLVESNKTHTTCACSHLTNFAVLMAHREIYQGRINELLLSVITWVGIVISLVCLAICISTFCFLRGLQTDRNTIHKNLCINLFLAELLFLVGIDKTQYEIACPIFAGLLHYFFLAAFSWLCLEGVHLYLLLVEVFESEYSRTKYYYLGGYCFPALVVGIAAAVDYRSYGTEKACWLRVDNYFIWSFIGPVSFVIVVNLVFLMVTLHKMIRSSSVLKPDSSRLDNIKSWALGAIALLFLLGLTWAFGLLFINKESVVMAYLFTTFNAFQGVFIFVFHCALQKKVHKEYSKCLRHSYCCIRSPPGGAHGSLKTSAMRSNTRYYTGTQSRIRRMWNDTVRKQTESSFMAGDINSTPTLNRGTMGNHLLANPVLQPRGGTSPYNTLIAESVGFNPSSPPVFNSPGSYREPKHPLGGREACGMDTLPLNGNFNNSYSLRSGDFPPGDGAPEPPRGRNLADAAAFEKMIISELVHNNLRGGGSGVKGPPPPEPPVPPVPGGGGEEEAGGPGGADRAEIELLYKALEEPLLLPRAQSVLYQSDLDESESCTVEDGATSRPLSSPPGRDSLYASGANLRDSPSYPDSSPEGPSEALPPPPPAPPCPPEIYYTSRPPALVARNPLQGYYQVQRPSHEGYLAAPGLEGPGPDGDGQMQLVTSL, encoded by the exons AAGTGGAGCAGAAAG TCTTCGTGTGCCCAGGGACCCTGCAGAAGGTGCTGGAGCCCACCTCGACGCACGAGTCGGAGCACCAGTCTGGCGCATGGTGCAAGGACCCGCTGCAGGCAGGCGACCGCATCTACGTCATGCCTTGGATCCCCTACCGCACGGACACGCTGACCGAGTACGCCTCGTGGGAGGACTACGTGGCCGCGCGCCACACCACCACCTATCGCCTGCCCAACCGCGTGGACGGCACAGGCTTCGTGGTGTATGACGGCGCCGTCTTCTACAACAAGGAGCGCACGCGCAACATTGTCAAGTACGATCTGCGCACGCGCATCAAGAGCGGGGAGACCGTCATCAACACAGCGAACTACCATGACACCTCGCCCTACCGCTGGGGGGGCAAGACCGACATTGACCTGGCCGTGGATGAGAACGGGCTGTGGGTCATCTACGCCACCGAGGGCAACAACGGGCGGCTGGTAGTGAGCCAGCTCAACCCCTACACACTGCGCTTCGAGGGCACGTGGGAGACGGGCTATGACAAGCGCTCAGCCTCTAATGCCTTTATGGTGTGCGGCGTCCTCTACGTGCTGCGCTCCGTGTATGTGGACGATGACAGCGAGGCGGCCGGGAACCGCGTGGACTACGCCTTCAACACCAACGCCAACCGCGAGGAGCCCGTCAGCCTGGCCTTCCCCAACCCCTACCAGTTCGTCTCCTCCGTCGACTACAACCCTCGCGACAACCAACTCTACGTCTGGAACAACTATTTCGTGGTGCGCTACAGCCTGGAGTTCGGGCCACCTGACCCCAGTGCCG GCCCAGCCACTTCCCCGCCCCTGAGTACGACCACCACAGCCCGCCCCACACCCCTCACCAGCACGGCCTCGCCCGCGGCCACCACCCCGCTCCGTCGGGTACCCCTTACCACGCACCCTGTGGGTGCCATCAACCAACTGGGACCTGACCTGCCTCCGGTCACGGCCCCAGCCCCTAGCACCCGGCGGCCCCTGGCCCCCAATCTGCACGTGTCCCCAGAGCTCTTCTGTGAACCTCGAGAGGTGCGGCGGGTCCAGTGGCCAGCCACCCAGCAGGGCATGCTGGTGGAGAGGCCCTGCCCCAAAGGGACTCGAG GAATTGCCTCCTTCCAGTGTCTACCGGCCCTGGGGCTCTGGAACCCCCGGGGCCCTGACCTCAGCAACTGCACCTCCCCCTGGGTCAACCAGGTGGCCCAGAAG ATCAAGAGTGGGGAGAATGCGGCCAACATTGCCAGTGAGCTGGCCCGCCATACCCGAGGCTCCATCTATGCGGGCGATGTGTCCTCCTCCGTGAAGCTGATGGAGCAACTGCTGGACATTCTAGATGCCCAGCTGCAGGCTCTGCGGCCCATTGAGCGCGAGTCAGCTGGCAAAAACTACAACAAG ATGCACAAGCGGGAGCGGACCTGCAAGGACTACATCAAG GCTGTGGTGGAGACAGTGGACAACCTCCTGCGGCCTGAGGCTCTGGAGTCCTGGAAGGACATGAACGCCACAGAGCAAGTGCACACGGCCACCATGCTCCTGGACGTCCTGGAGGAGGGCGCCTTCCTGCTGGCCGACAATGTCAGGGAGCCCGCCCGCTTCCTGGCTGCCAAGCAAAATGTGG TCCTGGAGGTCACAGTACTGAACACAGAGGGCCAAGTGCAGGAGCTGGTGTTCCCTCAGGAGTACCCCAGCGAGAACTCCATCCAGCTGTCCGCCAACACCATCAAGCAGAACAGCCGCAACG GGGTGGTCAAAGTTGTCTTCATCCTCTACAACAACCTGGGCCTCTTCCTGTCCACCGAGAACGCCACAGTGAAGTTGGCAGGCGAAGCGGGCACAGGGGGCCCGGGCGGCGCCTCCCTGGTGGTGAACTCACAAGTAATCGCAGCATCCATCAACAAGGAGTCCAGCCGTGTCTTCCTCATGGACCCTGTCATCTTCACTGTGGCCCACCTGGAG GCCAAGAACCACTTCAATGCCAACTGCTCCTTCTGGAACTACTCAGAACGTTCCATGCTGGGCTACTGGTCAACCCAGGGCTGTCGCCTGGTGGAGTCCAACAAGACCCATACCACGTGTGCCTGCAGCCACCTCACCAACTTTGCTGTGCTCATGGCCCACCGCGAGATC TACCAGGGCCGCATCAACGAGCTGCTGCTGTCGGTCATCACCTGGGTGGGCATCGTGATTTCCCTGGTCTGCCTGGCCATCTGTATCTCCACCTTCTGCTTCCTGCGGGGTCTGCAGACTGACCGTAACACCATCCACAAGAACCTGTGCATCAACCTCTTCCTGGCCGAGCTGCTCTTTCTGGTCGGCATAGACAAGACGCAGTACGAG ATCGCCTGCCCCATCTTTGCCGGATTGCTGCACTACTTCTTCCTGGCCGCCTTCTCCTGGCTGTGCCTGGAGGGCGTGCACCTCTATCTGCTGCTGGTGGAGGTGTTTGAGAGCGAGTACTCCCGCACCAAGTACTACTACCTGGGTGGCTACTGCTTCCCAGCCCTGGTGGTGGGCATTGCGGCCGCCGTCGACTACCGCAGCTATGGCACCGAGAAGGC CTGCTGGCTCCGAGTAGACAATTATTTCATCTGGAGTTTCATCGGGCCTGTCTCCTTTGTTATCGTG GTGAACCTGGTGTTCCTCATGGTGACGCTGCACAAGATGATCCGGAGTTCATCCGTGCTCAAGCCCGACTCCAGTCGCCTTGACAACATAAA ATCCTGGGCCCTGGGGGCCATTGCGCTGCTCTTCCTGCTGGGCCTCACCTGGGCTTTTGGCCTCCTCTTCATCAACAAGGAGTCGGTGGTCATGGCCTATCTCTTCACCACCTTCAACGCCTTCCAGGGGGTCTTCATCTTCGTCTTTCACTGCGCCTTACAGAAGAAG GTGCACAAGGAGTACAGCAAGTGCCTGCGTCACTCCTACTGCTGCATCCGCTCCCCACCTGGGGGTGCCCACGGCTCACTCAAGACCTCAGCCATGCGGAGCAACACCCGCTACTACACGGGGACCCAG AGCCGAATCCGGAGGATGTGGAACGATACTGTGAGGAAACAGACGGAGTCCTCCTTCATGGCAGGTGACATTAACAGCACCCCTACCCTGAACCGAG GTACCATGGGGAACCACCTGCTGGCCAACCCTGTGCTGCAGCCCCGTGGGGGCACTAGCCCCTACAACACCCTCATCGCCGAGTCGGTCGGCTTCAATCCCTCCTCGCCCCCCGTCTTCAACTCCCCAG GGAGCTACCGGGAACCCA AGCACCCCTTGGGGGGCCGGGAAGCCTGCGGCATGGACACGCTGCCTCTCAATGGCAACTTCAACAACAGTTACTCCTTGCGAAGTGGGGATTTCCCTCCAGGGGATGGGGCCCCTGAGCCGCCCCGAGGCCGGAACCTGGCCGACGCTGCAGCCTTCGAGAAAATGATCATCTCAGAGCTGGTGCACAACAACCTGCGAGGTGGTGGCAGCGGGGTCAAGGGCCCTCCACCGCCCGAGCCCCCTGTGCCACCCGTGCCAGGGGGTGGCGGCGAGGAAGAAGCAGGTGGGCCTGGGGGTGCTGACCGGGCAGAGATTGAACTTCTCTACAAGGCCCTGGAGGAGCCCCTGCTGCTGCCCCGGGCCCAGTCGGTGCTGTACCAGAGCGACCTGGACGAGTCGGAGAGCTGCACGGTGGAGGATGGGGCCACCAGCcggcccctctcctcccctccgggCCGGGACTCCCTCTATGCCAGTGGGGCCAACCTGCGGGACTCGCCCTCCTACCCGGACAGCAGCCCCGAAGGGCCCAGTGAGGCCCTGCCTCCGCCCCCGCCTGCGCCCCCCTGCCCCCCGGAAATCTACTACACCTCGCGCCCACCAGCCCTGGTGGCCCGGAACCCCCTGCAGGGCTATTATCAGGTGCAGCGGCCCAGCCATGAGGGCTACCTGGCGGCTCCCGGCCTTGAGGGGCCAGGGCCCGATGGGGATGGGCAGATGCAGCTGGTCACCAGTCTCTGA